The Verrucomicrobium spinosum DSM 4136 = JCM 18804 genome includes a region encoding these proteins:
- a CDS encoding alpha/beta hydrolase — protein MRSPSFLSWNLLTTAAACGLLLSPSLSGAPDEKAGEVRLAAYFERQVSLIEDASAVAPVGKENWKTFRDQSRAELAEMLGLDLHAHRTDLKATKTGEFEHEGVVVENLHYQSRPGLYVTANLYRPKVVDKPLPTVLYVCGHSSMVKDGVSYGNKTGYEHHGVWYAKHGFVCLMIDTVQLGEIPGEHHGTYRLGKWWWMARGYTPAGVEAWAGIRALDYLETRPEVDKTRFGVAGRSGGGAYSWFVAALDERIKCAVPTAGITTLRNHVVDGCVSGHCDCMYFVNTFRWDYDQLAALVAPRALLVTNTDKDGIFPIDGVFNIYQSTRRVYKALGAEQNIGLHIAEGPHKDMQPLNTGEFHWMKRHLQGAGLMDTTDAPAVKGIPMEKLRVFRELPADQINTRVDEVFVPLANAVKAPEDAASWDKMRAGWMEALRNKCFAGWSGLGEPAANFSEPIVTTNQDVTLTTWKLAPPSDRDPQGGGDLFLLHGAAFKPEDLQLMVLHVLDDQGWQEFGNTFGDAFPSIVGEKVAAAESDAKAFDQERGMLTRMKWGMIYFCPRGVGPRALSSDVKTRTHQLRRYYLLGQTLEGQQVWDILCAIRGLRSVDALKQTPLWIQASRHQAGNAVYASLFEDGITRLDLHEVPTSHHDGPIYLNVLKYLDLPQAAAMAAQRTRVIIYADDKSPWEFPRALTEKFSWDAEKKAGLQLRDLPKPR, from the coding sequence ATGCGTTCACCTTCCTTCCTCTCGTGGAATTTGCTGACGACCGCGGCAGCATGTGGCCTCCTGCTGAGCCCATCGTTGTCAGGCGCGCCGGATGAAAAGGCGGGAGAGGTGAGGCTGGCGGCCTACTTCGAGCGACAGGTCTCGTTGATCGAGGATGCTTCAGCCGTTGCTCCGGTCGGGAAAGAGAACTGGAAAACCTTCCGCGACCAGAGCCGGGCAGAGTTGGCGGAGATGCTGGGGCTGGACCTGCACGCGCATCGCACGGACCTGAAGGCCACGAAGACGGGTGAGTTCGAGCACGAGGGAGTCGTTGTCGAGAATCTACACTACCAGTCCCGGCCCGGGCTGTATGTCACGGCGAACCTTTACCGGCCCAAGGTGGTGGACAAGCCCTTGCCCACCGTGCTCTACGTCTGCGGCCACTCCAGCATGGTGAAGGACGGCGTAAGCTATGGCAACAAGACCGGGTATGAGCATCACGGCGTCTGGTATGCGAAGCATGGCTTCGTCTGCCTCATGATCGATACCGTGCAATTGGGTGAGATCCCAGGCGAGCACCATGGCACCTATCGATTGGGGAAATGGTGGTGGATGGCCCGGGGGTACACTCCGGCCGGAGTAGAGGCCTGGGCGGGCATCCGTGCTCTGGACTACCTGGAGACTCGACCCGAGGTGGACAAGACCCGCTTTGGCGTGGCCGGGCGGAGTGGCGGCGGCGCTTATTCATGGTTCGTGGCCGCACTGGATGAGCGGATCAAGTGCGCCGTCCCCACGGCGGGCATCACAACGTTGCGAAATCATGTGGTAGATGGCTGTGTCTCCGGGCACTGCGACTGCATGTATTTTGTGAACACCTTCCGCTGGGACTATGACCAACTCGCCGCGCTCGTCGCCCCGCGGGCTCTGCTGGTCACAAACACAGACAAGGACGGCATCTTTCCCATTGATGGCGTGTTCAATATCTACCAGTCCACCCGGCGGGTGTACAAGGCCCTGGGGGCTGAACAAAACATCGGCCTGCATATCGCAGAGGGGCCGCATAAGGACATGCAGCCTCTCAATACGGGAGAGTTCCACTGGATGAAGCGTCACCTCCAGGGAGCGGGCCTGATGGACACCACGGATGCACCGGCGGTGAAAGGCATTCCCATGGAAAAGCTCCGCGTCTTCCGGGAGTTGCCTGCCGATCAGATCAACACCCGTGTGGATGAGGTGTTCGTGCCTCTGGCAAATGCGGTGAAGGCTCCGGAGGATGCTGCGTCCTGGGACAAGATGCGTGCCGGCTGGATGGAGGCCCTGCGGAACAAGTGCTTTGCCGGCTGGAGCGGGCTGGGTGAGCCTGCGGCAAATTTCTCTGAACCTATTGTCACCACGAACCAGGACGTCACCCTGACCACCTGGAAACTCGCCCCTCCGTCGGATCGTGATCCTCAAGGGGGCGGGGACTTGTTTCTGCTCCACGGGGCCGCATTCAAACCAGAGGATCTGCAGTTGATGGTGTTGCACGTGCTGGATGATCAGGGCTGGCAGGAGTTTGGAAACACCTTTGGAGATGCGTTTCCCTCCATCGTGGGAGAAAAGGTTGCCGCGGCGGAGTCCGATGCCAAAGCATTCGATCAGGAGAGGGGTATGCTCACGCGCATGAAGTGGGGCATGATCTACTTCTGCCCTCGCGGAGTGGGCCCAAGAGCGCTGTCCTCTGACGTGAAGACTCGCACGCATCAATTGCGTCGCTACTACCTGCTGGGGCAGACCCTGGAAGGTCAGCAGGTCTGGGATATCCTCTGCGCCATTCGGGGATTGCGCAGCGTGGACGCGCTCAAGCAAACGCCACTGTGGATCCAGGCCAGCCGCCATCAGGCGGGGAATGCGGTGTACGCCAGCCTCTTCGAAGACGGCATCACCCGTCTGGATCTGCATGAAGTTCCCACCTCCCATCACGATGGTCCGATTTACCTGAATGTGCTGAAGTATCTGGACCTCCCTCAGGCTGCGGCCATGGCGGCCCAGCGAACCCGTGTGATCATCTACGCGGACGACAAATCACCGTGGGAATTTCCCCGGGCACTGACTGAAAAGTTCTCGTGGGATGCAGAGAAGAAAGCAGGGCTGCAGTTGAGGGATCTTCCCAAGCCCCGGTGA